In one Parvibaculum sp. genomic region, the following are encoded:
- a CDS encoding TIGR03032 family protein, which translates to MADNKFSFGFTSYQSGRLYLVGRLPQGKVSFHERHFMRAMGVAATPQRLYLAGQFQVWRLEDVMGGRVADGFDRNYVPRNAQTTGDLDVHELGVEKSGRVIFVNTRFSCLSTFSLTHSFKPLWKPPFISRLAPEDRCHLNGLAMDDGEPRYVTAVCKSDVITGWRDRRAEGGCIMDVRNDRMVTEKLSMPHSPRLHNGKLWVLDSGRGRLARVDPDTGATETVTFLPGFARGLAFHGHFAFVGLSLPRDGSFSGLELDAELAKRDGEPWCGVQIVDTRSGDIVQWIRLTGEVRELFDVFVLPGVRCPKATGLLDGTIQNEISIEDWSPADKRAPAPAPEVLAAAGA; encoded by the coding sequence ATGGCGGACAACAAATTCAGCTTCGGTTTCACCTCCTATCAGAGCGGCCGTCTCTATCTCGTCGGCCGGCTGCCGCAGGGCAAGGTCAGCTTTCACGAGCGCCATTTCATGCGCGCCATGGGCGTCGCCGCGACGCCGCAACGGCTCTATCTTGCCGGACAGTTCCAGGTCTGGCGTCTCGAAGACGTGATGGGCGGTCGCGTTGCCGACGGCTTCGACCGCAATTACGTGCCGCGCAACGCCCAGACGACCGGCGATCTCGACGTGCACGAGCTCGGCGTCGAAAAATCCGGCCGCGTCATATTCGTCAACACGCGCTTTTCCTGTCTTTCGACCTTCAGCCTGACGCACAGCTTCAAGCCGCTCTGGAAGCCGCCTTTCATCTCGCGGCTGGCGCCCGAAGACCGCTGCCATCTCAACGGGCTGGCGATGGATGACGGCGAGCCGCGTTATGTGACGGCCGTCTGCAAGAGCGACGTCATCACCGGCTGGCGCGACCGGCGCGCCGAAGGCGGCTGCATCATGGATGTGCGCAACGATCGCATGGTAACCGAAAAGCTTTCGATGCCGCATTCGCCGCGCCTCCACAACGGCAAGCTCTGGGTGCTCGATTCGGGCCGCGGCCGTCTCGCCCGCGTCGATCCCGATACCGGCGCCACCGAAACCGTCACCTTCCTGCCGGGCTTTGCGCGCGGCCTCGCCTTTCACGGGCATTTTGCCTTTGTCGGATTGTCGCTGCCGCGCGACGGCAGTTTCTCCGGGCTCGAACTCGACGCCGAACTCGCCAAACGCGACGGCGAGCCCTGGTGCGGCGTCCAGATCGTCGACACGCGTTCGGGCGACATCGTGCAATGGATAAGGCTCACCGGCGAGGTGCGCGAACTCTTCGACGTCTTCGTGTTGCCGGGCGTGCGCTGCCCGAAAGCGACGGGGCTTCTCGACGGCACGATCCAGAACGAGATTTCGATCGAGGACTGGTCGCCCGCCGACAAGCGCGCGCCGGCGCCGGCGCCGGAAGTTCTCGCCGCCGCCGGGGCGTGA
- a CDS encoding TIGR02466 family protein: MTGKKKSAAKKEPAAAPAPESAAPALAINPGFRPEIWFPAPVWARHVPDHERIDAHILSVLEELERNGRAITRSNVGGWHSAANLHLGPELAEIRRIIGNACAGCASHLSFDFDRFEMFFQEMWLNKNGPGDFNKAHVHPNSILSGAYYAKVPAKSGNIEFYDPVRERVMSTFPVKARTRINSQAMEYRGREGLLLIFPGWLQHSVQPNRSEDFRVSISFNMGFRPKGAGRPAA; the protein is encoded by the coding sequence ATGACCGGAAAGAAAAAGTCCGCCGCTAAAAAAGAGCCGGCCGCCGCACCGGCGCCGGAAAGTGCCGCGCCGGCGCTGGCAATCAATCCCGGCTTCCGCCCGGAAATATGGTTTCCAGCACCCGTCTGGGCCCGGCATGTGCCCGATCACGAGCGGATCGATGCGCATATTCTGTCCGTTCTGGAGGAACTGGAGCGGAACGGACGCGCCATCACGCGCTCGAATGTCGGCGGCTGGCACAGCGCCGCCAACCTCCATCTCGGGCCGGAGCTTGCCGAGATCAGGCGAATCATCGGCAATGCCTGCGCCGGTTGCGCGAGCCATCTGTCGTTCGACTTCGACCGCTTCGAGATGTTCTTTCAGGAGATGTGGCTCAACAAGAACGGGCCGGGCGACTTCAACAAGGCCCATGTGCATCCGAACTCGATCCTCTCGGGCGCCTATTACGCCAAGGTGCCGGCGAAAAGCGGCAACATCGAATTCTACGATCCGGTGCGCGAACGCGTGATGAGCACGTTTCCGGTCAAGGCGCGCACACGCATCAACAGCCAGGCCATGGAATATCGCGGGCGCGAAGGGCTGCTGCTGATCTTCCCCGGCTGGCTGCAGCATTCGGTGCAGCCGAACCGCAGCGAGGATTTCCGGGTCTCGATCAGCTTCAACATGGGCTTTCGGCCCAAGGGAGCGGGGCGGCCGGCGGCCTGA
- a CDS encoding DUF1330 domain-containing protein — translation MQVINEVMPGDPNRVREMMAPGPAGPIFMVNLLKFKDRAEYKDGRPCDLSGRDAYMIYGRAVSKLLPKFGGGAFFAGDVTFLALGQVEELWDEIAIATYPNRKALFDMSTSPEWQEISVHRDAGLKGQLNIETVLQDGVLGRLQPLLEAITKG, via the coding sequence ATGCAAGTAATCAATGAAGTGATGCCCGGCGACCCGAACCGGGTGCGGGAAATGATGGCGCCGGGCCCGGCCGGCCCGATTTTCATGGTCAACCTGCTGAAGTTCAAGGATCGCGCCGAATACAAGGACGGACGGCCCTGCGACCTGTCGGGCCGCGACGCCTACATGATCTATGGCCGCGCCGTGTCGAAGCTCCTGCCGAAATTCGGTGGCGGCGCCTTTTTCGCCGGCGACGTGACCTTCCTCGCGCTCGGCCAGGTGGAAGAACTCTGGGACGAGATCGCGATTGCGACCTATCCGAACCGCAAGGCGCTGTTCGACATGTCGACCTCGCCGGAATGGCAGGAAATCTCGGTTCACCGCGACGCGGGCCTGAAGGGCCAGCTCAACATCGAAACGGTGCTGCAGGACGGCGTTCTGGGCCGGCTGCAACCGCTGCTCGAAGCCATCACCAAAGGCTGA
- a CDS encoding haloalkane dehalogenase, producing MQVLRTPDERFASLEGYGFEPHYATVTDDDGTDLRIHYVDEGPRGRPPILLMHGNPTWAYLYRKMIPVLAAAGHRVIAVDLIGCGRSDKPAAKADYTLARHYDWMSKWLTGMDLKDITLFCQDWGGTIGLYLVSKYPERFARVIASNTGLPTGDGESEFMKMWVGMMREATSFPLADLLPPGMVHELTPGELAAYIAPFPTDGYMAGIIAFPLLIAVQPDNPGVPLNRAAWKDLERFDKPFLTLFGELDPVAKGADAAMQKRIPGAKGQPHRIFANAHHFIQEDIPGELCAHILGFIATTSQGDK from the coding sequence ATGCAGGTCCTCAGGACGCCCGACGAACGCTTTGCAAGCCTCGAAGGCTATGGCTTCGAGCCGCATTACGCGACCGTGACCGACGACGACGGAACGGACTTGCGCATCCATTATGTGGATGAAGGTCCGCGCGGGCGCCCGCCCATCCTGCTGATGCATGGCAATCCGACCTGGGCCTATCTCTACCGCAAGATGATCCCGGTGCTGGCGGCGGCCGGCCACCGCGTGATCGCGGTCGATCTGATCGGCTGCGGCCGCTCCGACAAGCCGGCGGCGAAGGCCGACTACACGCTGGCGCGCCACTACGACTGGATGTCGAAATGGCTGACCGGCATGGACCTGAAAGACATCACGCTTTTCTGTCAGGACTGGGGCGGCACCATCGGCCTTTATCTCGTCTCGAAATATCCCGAACGCTTCGCCCGCGTGATCGCTTCGAACACCGGCCTGCCGACGGGCGACGGCGAAAGCGAATTCATGAAGATGTGGGTCGGCATGATGCGCGAGGCGACGAGTTTTCCGCTGGCCGACCTGCTGCCGCCCGGCATGGTGCATGAACTCACGCCCGGCGAGCTTGCCGCCTATATCGCGCCCTTTCCGACCGACGGCTATATGGCGGGCATCATCGCCTTTCCGCTGCTGATCGCCGTGCAGCCCGACAATCCGGGCGTGCCCTTGAACCGCGCCGCCTGGAAAGACCTCGAACGCTTCGACAAGCCTTTCCTGACGCTGTTCGGCGAACTGGACCCAGTGGCCAAGGGCGCCGACGCGGCAATGCAGAAGCGCATTCCAGGCGCCAAAGGCCAGCCGCACCGCATCTTCGCCAATGCGCATCATTTTATTCAGGAAGATATCCCCGGGGAACTTTGCGCGCACATACTGGGGTTCATCGCCACGACATCGCAGGGGGACAAGTGA
- a CDS encoding sulfatase-like hydrolase/transferase, which translates to MSGLKKWQAYALAGVVALTAVAGTAFAFRKDLILYFVATRARDATVVLANRDIPWQQGPEVAAEAAGKRPPNIVFILADDLGFNDISYFGGGAAGGIVQTPHIDSIARNGVNFSRGYAGTAACAPSRAMLMTGRYGTRTGFEFTPTPPGMKRIMDLFYNDGSRRHEMLFDEDAVKRQPPFAEQGLPGAEITLAEALKPRGYHNIHIGKWHLGNSEEFRPNAQGFDETVMMESGLFLPEDSPDVVNAKLPFDPIDQFLWARMRYATSYNGSEWFEPKGYLTDYYTDEAVKAIEANRNRPFFLYLAHWAVHTPLQASKEDYDALSMIEDERLRVYGAMIRALDRGVGSVLQALKDNGLDDNTLVIFTSDNGGAGYIGLRDINAPYRGWKLTFFEGGIRVPFFAQWPARIEAGASLDEAVAHIDMFPTVLAAAGAPLPDDRIIDGVDLLARLDAAAAPLDRPLFWRNAYYRVVQKDGWKLQVTTKPERTWLFNLNEDPTEQVNLAELHPERVAAMIEMLDAHDATQREPLFPAVGEMPVTIDKTLEEEATEDDEFIYWAG; encoded by the coding sequence ATGAGCGGGTTGAAAAAATGGCAGGCCTACGCGCTTGCTGGCGTTGTGGCGCTGACGGCCGTCGCCGGAACCGCCTTTGCCTTCCGCAAGGACCTGATCCTCTATTTCGTCGCAACGCGCGCCCGCGACGCAACGGTGGTGCTCGCGAACCGCGATATCCCCTGGCAGCAGGGCCCGGAAGTGGCGGCCGAAGCGGCCGGCAAGCGCCCGCCCAATATCGTCTTCATTCTCGCCGACGATCTCGGCTTCAACGACATCAGCTATTTCGGCGGCGGCGCGGCGGGCGGCATCGTGCAGACGCCGCATATCGATTCGATTGCACGAAACGGCGTCAACTTCTCGCGCGGCTATGCGGGCACCGCGGCCTGCGCGCCGTCGCGCGCCATGCTGATGACCGGCCGCTACGGCACGCGCACCGGCTTCGAATTCACGCCGACGCCGCCCGGCATGAAGCGGATCATGGATCTTTTCTACAATGACGGCAGCAGGCGCCACGAAATGCTCTTCGACGAAGACGCCGTCAAGCGCCAGCCGCCCTTTGCCGAACAGGGTCTGCCCGGCGCGGAGATCACGCTCGCCGAAGCGTTGAAGCCGCGCGGCTATCACAACATTCACATCGGCAAGTGGCATCTCGGCAATTCGGAGGAGTTCCGCCCCAACGCGCAAGGCTTCGACGAAACCGTGATGATGGAAAGCGGGCTCTTCCTGCCCGAAGACAGCCCCGACGTCGTCAATGCGAAGCTGCCTTTCGATCCGATCGACCAGTTTCTCTGGGCGCGCATGCGCTACGCGACATCTTATAACGGCAGCGAATGGTTCGAGCCGAAGGGCTATCTGACCGACTACTACACCGACGAAGCGGTGAAGGCGATCGAGGCCAACCGCAACCGCCCCTTCTTCCTCTATCTGGCGCATTGGGCCGTCCACACGCCGTTGCAGGCATCGAAGGAAGATTACGACGCATTGTCGATGATCGAGGATGAGCGGTTGCGCGTCTACGGGGCGATGATCCGCGCGCTGGACCGCGGCGTCGGCAGCGTCTTGCAGGCATTGAAGGACAACGGTCTCGACGACAACACGCTGGTGATTTTCACCAGCGACAATGGCGGTGCGGGATATATCGGCCTGCGCGACATCAACGCGCCCTATCGCGGCTGGAAGCTGACCTTCTTCGAAGGCGGCATTCGCGTGCCCTTCTTCGCGCAATGGCCGGCGCGGATCGAGGCCGGCGCGTCGCTCGACGAAGCCGTCGCGCATATCGACATGTTCCCGACCGTCCTCGCCGCCGCCGGTGCGCCGCTGCCGGACGACCGCATCATCGACGGTGTCGACCTGCTCGCGCGTCTCGACGCGGCAGCCGCGCCGCTCGACCGCCCGCTCTTCTGGCGCAATGCCTATTACCGCGTGGTGCAGAAAGACGGCTGGAAACTGCAGGTGACGACAAAGCCGGAGCGGACCTGGCTCTTCAACCTCAACGAAGATCCGACCGAACAGGTGAACCTCGCCGAACTCCATCCCGAGCGCGTGGCGGCGATGATCGAAATGCTCGACGCGCATGACGCGACGCAGCGCGAGCCGCTGTTCCCGGCCGTCGGCGAAATGCCGGTGACGATCGACAAGACGCTGGAAGAAGAAGCGACAGAAGACGACGAATTCATCTACTGGGCCGGTTGA
- a CDS encoding DsbA family protein has protein sequence MRTKVATVVSSLITSSRLRTLSRRVRALKRRLAGRRPVIHYFHQAGDPYSTLAIQAVPLLRARYDADVEIHAVSPPDMAAAPEPDMLKAYGLRDAGLSARLAGFALDADVSALAPDASPRALAEGDRLRRKLGHYLGAVFCFEGEWYWGLDRLDFLEERLVPFRRADAPKGFIAPRREVTLKPVANAGRKPVFEAFISFRSPYTYLAIERVSKLAAHYGADLKWRFVLPMVMRGLPVPLAKQLYIVRDCKREAERLGLPFGRVADPVGAGAERGLSVLHHAIPAGKGAAFAQSFLQGVFAEGIDAATDAGLMRLAARAGLDQAFVKKALADPSWRDVAEKNRTDMFAGGAWGVPSFRVEGGAMHWGQDRLWVVEEELRAACEKS, from the coding sequence ATGCGGACGAAGGTTGCGACGGTGGTTTCTTCGTTGATCACCAGTTCGCGTCTCCGGACGCTTAGCCGGCGCGTCCGCGCGCTGAAGCGGCGGCTCGCCGGGCGGCGGCCCGTCATCCATTATTTCCATCAGGCGGGCGATCCCTACAGCACCCTCGCCATCCAGGCCGTGCCGCTGCTCCGCGCGCGCTACGATGCCGATGTCGAGATCCATGCCGTGTCGCCGCCCGACATGGCGGCGGCGCCGGAGCCCGACATGCTGAAGGCCTATGGGCTTCGCGACGCGGGCCTGTCGGCGCGGCTTGCCGGTTTCGCGCTCGATGCGGATGTGTCGGCGCTCGCGCCCGATGCGAGCCCCAGGGCGCTTGCCGAAGGCGACCGCCTGCGCCGCAAGCTCGGCCACTATCTCGGTGCGGTGTTCTGTTTCGAGGGCGAGTGGTACTGGGGTCTCGACCGGCTCGACTTTCTCGAAGAACGTCTCGTGCCTTTCCGCCGCGCCGATGCGCCGAAAGGCTTCATCGCGCCGCGCCGCGAGGTGACGCTCAAGCCGGTGGCGAATGCGGGTCGCAAGCCTGTCTTCGAAGCCTTCATCTCCTTCCGTAGTCCCTACACTTATCTGGCCATCGAGCGCGTCAGCAAACTTGCCGCGCATTACGGCGCCGATCTCAAATGGCGCTTCGTGCTGCCGATGGTGATGCGTGGACTGCCGGTGCCGCTCGCCAAGCAGCTCTATATTGTGCGCGACTGCAAGCGCGAGGCCGAGCGTCTCGGGCTGCCCTTCGGCCGCGTCGCCGATCCCGTCGGCGCCGGCGCCGAGCGCGGATTGTCGGTGCTGCATCACGCGATCCCGGCGGGCAAGGGCGCCGCCTTCGCGCAATCCTTTCTGCAAGGTGTCTTCGCCGAGGGTATTGATGCAGCGACGGATGCCGGCCTCATGCGGCTCGCGGCGCGGGCGGGCCTCGACCAAGCCTTTGTCAAAAAAGCGCTGGCCGATCCGTCATGGCGCGACGTCGCCGAGAAAAACCGCACCGACATGTTCGCCGGCGGCGCCTGGGGCGTGCCCTCGTTCCGCGTCGAAGGCGGTGCGATGCATTGGGGTCAGGACCGGCTCTGGGTCGTCGAGGAGGAATTGCGCGCGGCCTGCGAGAAATCTTAA
- the katG gene encoding catalase/peroxidase HPI, whose protein sequence is MTKAESGKCPVMHGGATHASMGTTPIEWWPNALNLDILHQHDTKTNPLGKDFNYREELKKLDVAALKKDMHALMTDSQDWWPADWGHYGGLMIRLAWHSAGSYRLADGRGGGGAGNIRFAPLNSWPDNGNLDKARRLLWPLKKKYGNKVSWADLIILAGTIAYESMGLKTFGFGFGREDIWHPEKDTYWGAEKEWLGRDRYESDENPMSLENPLAAVQMGLIYVNPEGVGGKPDPQKTALEVRETFKRMAMDDEETAALTCGGHTVGKAHGNGDAANLGPAPEGGDVEDQGFGWLNKKTRGVGNQSVTSGLEGAWTTNPTKWDMGYFKLLFGYDWELKKSPAGAWQWEPVNIKEEDKPLDAENPSVRHNPIMTDADMAMKVDPIYNKICQKFMSDPDYFADTFARAWFKLTHRDMGPRARYVGPDVPKEELIWQDPVPAGRKDYDVAAVKAKIAASGLSTAEMVATAWDSARTYRGSDMRGGANGARIRLAPQKDWEANEPARLKKVLAALEPVAKATGASLADVIVLAGNLGVEQAAKAAGVNVSVPFAPGRGDATDAQTDAASFDVLEPAADGYRNFLKKDYAVTPEELMLDHTQLLGLTAAEMTALVGGMRVIGTNHGGTKHGVFTDRPGALTTDFFVNLTDMGNKWEPKGANLYDIVDRKSGKTKWTATRADLVFGSNAILRAYAEVYAQDDAKEKFVKDFVAAWTKVMNADRFDLAA, encoded by the coding sequence ATGACCAAGGCAGAAAGCGGCAAGTGCCCGGTGATGCATGGCGGCGCCACGCACGCATCCATGGGAACCACGCCCATCGAATGGTGGCCCAACGCCCTCAATCTCGACATTCTCCACCAGCACGACACCAAGACCAATCCGCTGGGCAAGGATTTCAACTACCGCGAGGAACTGAAGAAGCTCGACGTCGCGGCGCTGAAAAAGGACATGCATGCCCTGATGACGGACAGCCAGGACTGGTGGCCGGCCGACTGGGGCCATTACGGCGGCTTGATGATCCGTCTCGCCTGGCACTCGGCCGGTTCCTACCGGCTCGCCGACGGGCGCGGCGGCGGCGGCGCCGGCAATATCCGCTTCGCGCCCCTCAATTCCTGGCCGGATAACGGCAACCTCGACAAGGCGCGGCGCCTGCTCTGGCCGCTGAAGAAGAAATACGGCAACAAGGTGAGCTGGGCCGATCTCATCATCCTGGCCGGCACCATCGCGTACGAATCGATGGGCCTGAAGACTTTCGGCTTCGGCTTCGGCCGCGAGGACATCTGGCACCCCGAAAAGGACACGTACTGGGGCGCCGAAAAGGAATGGCTCGGCCGCGACCGCTATGAAAGCGACGAAAATCCGATGTCGCTCGAAAATCCGCTCGCCGCCGTGCAGATGGGCCTGATCTACGTCAATCCCGAAGGCGTGGGCGGCAAGCCCGACCCGCAAAAGACCGCGCTCGAAGTGCGCGAGACCTTCAAGCGCATGGCGATGGACGACGAGGAAACCGCGGCGCTGACCTGCGGCGGCCACACCGTCGGCAAGGCGCATGGCAATGGCGATGCCGCCAATCTCGGACCGGCGCCGGAAGGCGGCGATGTCGAGGACCAGGGCTTCGGCTGGCTCAACAAGAAGACGCGCGGCGTCGGCAATCAGTCGGTGACGAGCGGCCTCGAAGGCGCATGGACCACCAACCCGACCAAATGGGACATGGGCTATTTCAAATTGCTCTTCGGCTATGACTGGGAACTGAAAAAGTCCCCGGCCGGCGCCTGGCAGTGGGAACCGGTCAACATCAAGGAAGAAGACAAGCCGCTCGATGCCGAGAACCCGTCGGTGCGTCACAATCCGATCATGACCGATGCCGACATGGCGATGAAGGTCGACCCGATCTACAACAAGATCTGCCAGAAGTTCATGTCGGACCCCGACTACTTCGCCGACACCTTCGCCCGCGCCTGGTTCAAGCTGACGCACCGCGACATGGGACCCCGCGCGCGCTATGTCGGGCCGGACGTGCCGAAGGAAGAGCTGATCTGGCAGGACCCGGTCCCCGCCGGCCGCAAGGATTACGACGTTGCGGCCGTGAAGGCGAAGATCGCCGCGAGCGGTCTGTCGACCGCCGAGATGGTCGCAACCGCGTGGGACAGCGCCCGCACCTATCGCGGCTCCGACATGCGCGGCGGCGCCAACGGCGCGCGCATCCGCCTTGCGCCCCAGAAGGACTGGGAAGCCAACGAACCGGCACGGCTGAAGAAAGTGCTGGCCGCGCTGGAACCGGTCGCCAAGGCAACGGGCGCAAGCCTCGCCGACGTCATCGTGCTCGCCGGCAATCTCGGCGTCGAGCAGGCGGCGAAAGCGGCGGGCGTCAATGTGTCGGTGCCCTTCGCGCCCGGCCGCGGCGACGCGACCGACGCGCAGACGGACGCCGCCTCCTTCGATGTGCTGGAACCGGCGGCCGACGGCTACCGCAACTTCCTGAAGAAGGACTACGCGGTGACGCCGGAAGAGCTGATGCTCGACCACACCCAGCTTCTCGGCCTCACCGCCGCGGAGATGACGGCGCTTGTCGGCGGCATGCGCGTGATCGGCACCAACCATGGCGGCACCAAACACGGTGTCTTCACCGACCGCCCCGGCGCGCTGACGACCGACTTCTTCGTCAACCTGACCGACATGGGCAACAAGTGGGAGCCGAAGGGCGCGAACCTCTACGACATCGTCGACCGCAAGAGCGGCAAGACGAAATGGACGGCAACCCGCGCCGACCTCGTCTTCGGTTCGAACGCGATCCTGCGCGCCTATGCCGAAGTCTATGCGCAGGACGACGCGAAGGAAAAGTTCGTGAAGGACTTCGTGGCGGCCTGGACGAAGGTGATGAACGCGGATCGTTTCGACCTCGCGGCCTGA
- a CDS encoding TetR/AcrR family transcriptional regulator, giving the protein MENALPNQRDRILETARELIRRFGGAKTNVVDIAQAMGLSHSAIYRHFRSKAEIFDALAAATMAEEATLAETFVEADGPAAERLAALVLTLHRNKRAKFGNDPEMHALYRRIVEERPDLIVDYARRMTGLIRLILADGVARGEFGPMDLDAAAGAVRDAFTVFVHPAHVEAAAKAGLDQEAALQTLMRIVIGGLAAGSV; this is encoded by the coding sequence ATGGAAAATGCCCTTCCAAACCAGCGCGACCGCATTCTGGAGACAGCCAGGGAATTGATCCGCCGCTTTGGCGGCGCGAAGACGAACGTGGTCGACATCGCTCAGGCGATGGGCCTGTCTCATTCCGCGATATACCGGCACTTCCGGTCCAAGGCCGAGATCTTCGACGCGCTCGCCGCCGCAACCATGGCTGAGGAAGCCACGCTCGCCGAAACCTTCGTCGAGGCGGATGGCCCCGCTGCCGAGCGGCTGGCGGCGCTTGTCCTGACGCTCCACCGGAACAAGCGCGCCAAGTTCGGCAACGATCCCGAGATGCATGCGCTTTATCGGCGCATCGTGGAGGAGCGCCCGGACCTCATCGTGGACTATGCGCGCCGTATGACCGGGCTCATCCGCCTCATCCTCGCCGACGGCGTCGCGCGGGGAGAGTTCGGCCCGATGGATCTCGACGCGGCTGCGGGTGCCGTCCGCGACGCCTTTACGGTCTTCGTTCATCCCGCGCATGTCGAGGCAGCGGCAAAGGCCGGCCTCGATCAGGAGGCGGCCTTGCAGACATTGATGCGTATAGTGATCGGTGGCCTTGCCGCGGGAAGCGTGTAG
- a CDS encoding NAD-dependent epimerase/dehydratase family protein: protein MTSPYNAPTSRTVLVTGGSGFVGGHLIARLREVGWQVRGIGRSAASRAAVAAQGAEPWDADLADPAALERAMAGVDTVFHVAAHFKLWGPRRLFRAMNVAGTRNVVSAAQRAGVRRVVYVSAAAVVMGRPEPQRAVTEDLPLRRMGFAPYSTSKAEAEKILRAANGRRKGFSTVAIRPPFIWGPDMPALDHMVETVRGGQFQWVAGGGQALSTCHVDNLCHALILAADHGEDGAAYFVSDGADTTLKTFLTRLFTSRGVTPNDRTVSFGLAWTMAGVMGTAWRLLRLKGEPPITRQMLRLIGKDFTLDISKARTELGYAPVLTPEDGFRMMTNPASGSSATASSHVHAG from the coding sequence ATGACATCGCCTTACAACGCTCCAACCAGCCGCACAGTACTCGTCACCGGAGGGTCCGGATTTGTGGGCGGCCATCTGATCGCGCGCCTGCGCGAGGTCGGCTGGCAGGTGCGCGGCATCGGCCGGTCGGCAGCGAGCCGGGCCGCCGTGGCGGCACAGGGTGCCGAGCCCTGGGATGCCGACCTCGCCGACCCTGCCGCACTCGAGCGCGCGATGGCGGGCGTGGACACGGTCTTCCACGTTGCGGCGCATTTCAAACTCTGGGGGCCGCGCCGTCTCTTTCGCGCGATGAATGTCGCGGGCACCCGCAATGTGGTGTCCGCCGCCCAGCGCGCAGGCGTCCGGCGCGTCGTCTATGTCAGCGCCGCGGCTGTTGTCATGGGTCGTCCCGAACCGCAGCGCGCCGTGACCGAGGACCTGCCGCTGCGCCGGATGGGTTTCGCTCCCTATTCCACGAGCAAGGCCGAGGCGGAAAAGATTCTCCGGGCCGCAAACGGCCGCCGCAAGGGGTTCTCGACCGTCGCGATCCGTCCGCCCTTCATCTGGGGACCGGACATGCCGGCACTCGACCATATGGTGGAAACGGTAAGGGGCGGGCAATTCCAGTGGGTCGCTGGCGGCGGGCAGGCACTGTCGACCTGCCATGTGGACAATCTCTGCCACGCGCTGATTCTGGCGGCCGACCACGGAGAGGACGGCGCCGCCTATTTCGTATCGGACGGTGCCGACACCACGCTGAAGACTTTTCTGACCCGCCTCTTTACGAGCCGCGGTGTCACGCCGAATGACCGTACCGTGTCCTTCGGGCTCGCCTGGACGATGGCGGGCGTCATGGGTACGGCATGGCGCCTCCTGCGCCTGAAGGGTGAGCCGCCGATCACCCGGCAAATGCTGCGGCTGATCGGCAAGGACTTCACGCTCGATATCTCAAAGGCGCGGACAGAGCTCGGCTATGCACCGGTCCTGACGCCCGAAGACGGATTCCGCATGATGACAAACCCCGCGTCCGGCTCCAGCGCGACCGCATCCTCACACGTCCATGCCGGCTAG
- a CDS encoding CDP-alcohol phosphatidyltransferase family protein codes for MSGTDTGHNETPKPKARVAAAWAVHAFTASGVVTGLLAIAALIAGDLRLALLWLGAALIIDGFDGPMARKVRVTEYAPRFDGAVLDLVIDYLTYTVIPALLIYRFGMVPPGWEIPAAAFIMTTSLYCFGNREMKTKDNYFSGFPAVWNLVVLYFFIAGTGQWANLAMIAGLGILTFVPLKFVHPFRVEALRPLTLAMTALWTGLTLWLVLASSPALAPAEAAPAAFWAFWAVSLYFLALCALRTLQDAKSG; via the coding sequence ATGAGCGGCACCGACACCGGACACAACGAGACCCCGAAGCCCAAGGCCCGCGTGGCCGCCGCCTGGGCGGTTCATGCCTTCACGGCATCGGGCGTCGTGACCGGCCTTCTGGCGATCGCGGCGCTGATTGCGGGCGATTTGCGCCTCGCGCTCTTGTGGCTGGGGGCCGCCCTCATCATCGACGGTTTCGACGGGCCGATGGCCCGCAAGGTCCGTGTGACCGAATATGCGCCGCGCTTCGACGGCGCCGTGCTCGACCTCGTGATCGACTACCTGACCTATACGGTGATCCCGGCGCTGCTGATCTACCGTTTCGGCATGGTGCCGCCCGGCTGGGAAATCCCGGCCGCCGCCTTCATCATGACGACCTCGCTCTATTGCTTCGGCAACCGCGAGATGAAGACGAAGGACAATTATTTCTCGGGCTTCCCGGCCGTCTGGAACCTGGTGGTGCTTTATTTCTTCATTGCCGGCACCGGCCAATGGGCCAATCTGGCGATGATCGCCGGGCTCGGCATCCTGACCTTCGTGCCGCTGAAATTCGTTCACCCGTTCCGGGTCGAGGCGTTGCGCCCGCTGACGCTGGCCATGACGGCGCTGTGGACCGGGCTGACGCTCTGGCTGGTGCTGGCGAGCAGCCCGGCGCTGGCCCCCGCCGAGGCCGCGCCCGCGGCTTTCTGGGCCTTCTGGGCGGTCTCGCTCTATTTTCTGGCGCTCTGTGCCCTGCGCACCCTGCAGGACGCGAAAAGCGGCTGA